A single Cucumis melo cultivar AY chromosome 4, USDA_Cmelo_AY_1.0, whole genome shotgun sequence DNA region contains:
- the LOC103503975 gene encoding uncharacterized protein LOC103503975, whose translation MSVATKLQSHAKPALEPRAILGPGGNRDRAPHNPKCKPETLKKTEKQSKALPVISELVIRDNVSVGSSCSSDSLSSNYSVKLLKPYAVKPVSAGGDSSATTTSPALSLPGKRCDWITLHSDPLYIAFHDEEWGVPVHDDKKLFELLVLSQALAELTWPLILSKRDIFRKVLNDFDPSSIAQFKENEFTTLKVNGIQLLSEPKLRAIVENANQVLKIQKEFGSFSNYCWSFVNKKPIRNRFRYTRQVPVKTPKAEFMSKDMMRRGFRCVGPTVVYSFMQVAGIVNDHLANCFRYEECDTTKIKDDKKLRVEDKR comes from the exons ATGTCTGTGGCTACCAAGCTCCAATCCCACGCTAAACCGGCTTTGGAGCCCCGAGCTATTCTTGGACCTGGCGGGAACAGAGATAGGGCACCTCATAACCCGAAATGTAAACCGGAAACTTTAAAGAAGACGGAGAAACAGAGCAAGGCGCTTCCGGTGATTTCTGAATTGGTTATTCGGGATAATGTCTCCGTCGGGAGTTCCTGCTCTTCTGATTCTTTATCGAGTAATTATTCTGTCAAATTATTGAAGCCCTACGCTGTGAAGCCTGTTTCTGCCGGCGGTGACTCAAGCGCCACCACGACGTCGCCTGCGCTCTCGCTTCCGGGGAAACGCTGTGATTGGATAACGCTTCATTCGG ATCCACTTTACATCGCTTTTCATGATGAAGAATGGGGAGTCCCAGTTCATGACGACAAGAAGCTATTTGAGTTACTTGTATTATCACAAGCCTTAGCAGAACTTACTTGGCCCTTGATTCTTAGCAAAAGAGATATATTTAG GAAAGTTTTGAATGATTTTGACCCATCTTCAATCGCACAGTTCAAAGAGAACGAGTTTACGACGCTAAAAGTAAATGGCATCCAACTCCTGTCTGAACCGAAGCTTCGTGCAATTGTAGAGAACGCTAACCAAGTACTCAAG ATTCAAAAGGAATTTGGTTCCTTCAGCAACTATTGTTGGAGCTTTGTTAACAAGAAGCCTATACGAAACAGGTTTCGATACACTCGTCAAGTACCCGTCAAGACGCCGAAAGCAGAGTTCATGAGCAAGGATATGATGAGGAGGGGATTCCGTTGCGTCGGGCCAACTGTGGTTTATTCCTTTATGCAGGTTGCTGGAATTGTTAACGATCACTTGGCTAATTGCTTCAGATATGAGGAGTGTGACACAACAAAGATAAAAGACGATAAGAAATTAAGAGTAGAAGATAAACGGTAG